In Mycobacterium sp. Aquia_213, the sequence TACATGTCTCCACTATCTCGTGTCCGGGGCTACCAGGCCAGCAGAACGAGCTCGGAGCAGAATGCCGGACCCATCGCGATCATGAGACCGATCGAACCAGGTGGCGGCGGATCCGCCAAGTTGGCCCGAAGCACATCCAGCACCGAGACCGATGACAAATTTCCGTTGTCGCGCAACGAGTTTCGGGTGCGATCGAGGGCGTCGCCGGGCAATTCGAACACTTCCTCAACCGCCTCGATCACTGCCGGACCGCCGGGGTGACAGACCCATCGAGAGATGTCCTGCGGTGTGAGCCCGTGATCGGCGAGGAATTTGCGGACGTCGTCACCGAGGTACTTCTGGGCGACGTTCACCACGTCCGCCGACAGGACGATCTGGAAGCCCTCGCTGCCAATTTTCCACCCCATGACTTCCTCGGTGTCCGGGTAGAGCCGGCTTCGGGTAGCCGACACCCGAGGGCCCCGACTTTCGTCACCGGCGCGGTCGGCGCCCTTGGTGATGACGGCGGCGGCGCCATCGCCAAACAGGCTGGTGGCAACCAGATTGGCCACCGAACTGTCGTCGCGCTGAATCGTCAGTGTGCACAGTTCCACCGCCAGCAGCGCTGCCACCTGGTCGGGAAAGGCGCGCAGGTAGTCATGCATGCGGGCCACCCCAGCCGCGCCCGCTGCGCAACCCAAGCCGAACAACGGGACGCGCTTGACGTCCGGGCGTAGCCCGACCCGGCCCGCCAGCCGTGCCTCGAGTGACGGTACGGCCAGCCCGGTGACCGTGGTCGAGAAAACGATGTCGACCTCCGACGGATTGACCTTGGCCTCGTCAAACGCCCTCAGCAGCGCCCGCTCACCTATTTCCAGTGCTACTTCGAGATAGGCCTCGTTTGCCTCGGTGAAACCGCTCAGCTGCTCCATGCGGTCCATCGACACCGCGAGGTGGCGGTGCTCGACGCCTGCGGTGAGAGCGAATCGCCTGAAGTGTGGGCCGAGGACGGTGCTCAGCCTGTCGATGAGCGCTTCTTGCGGGTGATAGTTGTCGGGGAATTCGACCGCAGCTGCTGCGATCGAGGGTCCCGTGTCGATGGTCGATGTTTGCAGTCCGAGCGTTGCCGAACTTCCCCCCGTGATCTTGTCCATGTCTTGGGTTACGGCACCGTAGGTTGGTTAGTTCACCCTAACTCGATGTGAATATGACCACTGGTCATTTCCCGGCATTCCGCCGGGTGCATCCTTGCGGCCGGGTCGCATGGGTTTAGACGTACCCCGTCCGGGATAGGGTCAAGGATATGCGGATTCTGGTCACCGGCGCGACGGGCTACGTGGGGTCGCGGCTGATCACAGCGCTGCTCGCGGACCACCACCAGGTGGTCGCCGCCACTCGAAACCCGAAGCGTCTCAAGCGGTTCGGCTGGTGTAACGAGGTCGCGCCGGTCCGCCTCGATGCGTCCGACCCCGCGTCGGCGCAGGCGGCAATGGACGCCGCCGGGCCGGTCGACGTCATCTATTACCTGGTGCACGCGATCGGCCAGCCCGACTTTCGCGACGCCGACCGGGTGGCGGCCACCAACGTCGCGGCTGCCGCCAGGGACGCGGGGATACGGCGCATCGTTTACCTGGGCGGGTTTGTGCCCGCCGGCGGCGGGCTGTCCGACCATCTGGCCAGCCGAGCCGAGGTCGCCGAGGCCCTGTCCGTGCCCGACGGGCCGGAACTGGTGTGGCTGGGCGCCGCGATCATCATCGGTGCCGGATCGACGTCCTTCGAGATGATGCGCTACGTGGGAGACCGGTTTCCGTTCGTTCCGATCCCGGAGTGGCTGGAGAACCCGATCGATCCGATCTCGATCCGCGATGTGCTGCACTACCTGGTGGCCGCGGCCGATCCGGACCGGGTCCCGGCCGGCGCCTACGACATCCATGGGCCCGACACCACGTCGTATCGGGATCTGCTCAAGACGTACGCACGCATAGCGGGCAGGTGGCACGCGTCGGTGTGGGTGCCGTGGGTCAACCCGGCGCTGGCGTCGTTGATCACGGGCTTCGCGCTGCCGGTACCGCAAGGATTGGCTTCAGACCTGGTCGAGTCGCTGGATCACCCG encodes:
- a CDS encoding type III polyketide synthase: MDTGPSIAAAAVEFPDNYHPQEALIDRLSTVLGPHFRRFALTAGVEHRHLAVSMDRMEQLSGFTEANEAYLEVALEIGERALLRAFDEAKVNPSEVDIVFSTTVTGLAVPSLEARLAGRVGLRPDVKRVPLFGLGCAAGAAGVARMHDYLRAFPDQVAALLAVELCTLTIQRDDSSVANLVATSLFGDGAAAVITKGADRAGDESRGPRVSATRSRLYPDTEEVMGWKIGSEGFQIVLSADVVNVAQKYLGDDVRKFLADHGLTPQDISRWVCHPGGPAVIEAVEEVFELPGDALDRTRNSLRDNGNLSSVSVLDVLRANLADPPPPGSIGLMIAMGPAFCSELVLLAW
- a CDS encoding NAD(P)H-binding protein yields the protein MRILVTGATGYVGSRLITALLADHHQVVAATRNPKRLKRFGWCNEVAPVRLDASDPASAQAAMDAAGPVDVIYYLVHAIGQPDFRDADRVAATNVAAAARDAGIRRIVYLGGFVPAGGGLSDHLASRAEVAEALSVPDGPELVWLGAAIIIGAGSTSFEMMRYVGDRFPFVPIPEWLENPIDPISIRDVLHYLVAAADPDRVPAGAYDIHGPDTTSYRDLLKTYARIAGRWHASVWVPWVNPALASLITGFALPVPQGLASDLVESLDHPMVASASDLRSRVPDPPGGLLGVEDAIELALRGLARRAPRPVNALADPHDLADTDPAWAGGDALRIRRVARVVTLPIARPTLGLVNLVPGPIAGALRTGLDLLIAWTPKVRIA